In Sebastes fasciatus isolate fSebFas1 chromosome 8, fSebFas1.pri, whole genome shotgun sequence, the DNA window AACAATAATCACGACATATAATGGCTTATAAGGTTAAGTATTATAATACTTTGTAATTACTGGCTGACATTTTTTTGCAagcccatgtctataatgcattataaacatacatataaTGCATTATGTGATTATACTGCATATAGTATATGATTAAAATGCAGTATATGGCATTATaaaaaagattataatgtattatgaGAACTATGAGAAATATGATACATTATGATCCTTGCAAAAGAAATGTCAGTGAGTGAGCAGCAATTATGAcgtattatgatacttgaccttataagtccttataaaatgctttataatgtgttatgattattgttataaagtaTTATGAATATTTGTGAGTGCTTACAGCTATATTTATACAGTGCTGTAAACAGATTTTAAAGCGTTATATTTatcatagaaagtgttaccaaTGTGAGtatactgcttataaatgctaaataggggGACTTAAAGTAAAGCGTTATTGGATTAGGACGCACTGAGCATATCTTGGAAAGGCATCAGCTGCATAATAAACTGTTAACAGCTCTGATAGTAGTGGCATAGAAGCATTATTAACATTACTAAAAATGACATTAATGCAACatttatgttatttatattttaagtgTTGATTAATTATCGGGACAAAAACATCAATTAGGTTATTATATGTGCTATCCTGAGGCTGTAGACTGATTTTATTTTCTTCCGTTAAAGCCCCTATATGTGGGGTTTTTAAATGTCTGACTTTGGCGACTCATAGTGGTAAATTCAAGAAAGACGCTCGCCAGTTTTTACTGTCTTATTTTTCATCGGGGTACTCTGAGTCTTCACATAGCTGCTTTGAAGAAGGATCCTGTAAATAAAGATCCTGTAAACTAAATTTAGTGTACACTTGGAGTCAAACTGCCTGTCTGACTATCTGACATATTGAGGCCCAACAGCTTTGGTGTAGAACATTTCTAACTAGACATCACGTCATGGTTAACTAGAGGCTGCTGTGCTGCTATGTGCTGTGCTCCAGATGTGGTGGTGTCTGGACTACGTAGCACAAGGTGCACTTCAAAGGAGCTGAACAGTCAATGACCACAGTCATCCTCGACCTGGGACGACCAGGGCTGCTGGCACCCACGTGGGGTCTTTTTAGAGTGTTGTCTGGCCCACCTGTGATGATGTCTTCAATAGTGCCATCCTTGCCCTCGTACACGGGTCGGTGGTCTTTGGCTTGCCGCTTGCGCAGCTCTGTGATCAgctcgtgctgctgctgcttcttcttctgtgccTGGACCTGAACAAGTGGAGAGGATATTTGTACTGTGCTTTTTTGGCACGCCACAAAGCTTTATTTAGCACTGAGTAAACATCTGATAGGTTTCTTTCAGCTCAGTTGCATGCACTTTGACTGTACCTTGGGGTCATGCTGTTTAGCCTCCTGAGCCAGTAACTTTTCTCTCATTGCTTCCTCCTGCTTTTTCCTCTGTTCGTTTTGTTCCGTCGCATCCTGTTGAGAAGAGGAAAACGTGACCGGTCTGCGACAAGAAACTGAAGCTCAAATAAATCCAAGTCAACACACTTGTGTGGCCCTTTAAGGATAAAGAAAACAGGTCAAAAGTGCAACATAAACAggacacatgcacaaaaacacacacaccctttgATGGACATAACCAATCATTAGTAATGTATTCTTACTCTTTCTGCCTCCCCCCTTTAGgcttttaaacacacacagctactTTATACATACACTAAATGTGCTTTAAAGCAATagttcactttcttgctgagagatAGATAAGacgattgataccactctcatatgtGTAACCTAAATATGAAACTGGAAtccaattagcttagcttagcataaagactggataAGACTGATAACCAACTCCTCATATTCGTCACCAGATGTTATGTTACTCCTCTCTCCCCTGGACCAACTTGGAGTCGTAACAAGcgtatttccccaaatgtcaaCCTCTAAGTCactcatacagacacacacagaaatcctTGTGTTGCACATTTCCTTAAGCAGATCCCATAAATCCAGACTGAGAACAATCTCAGGAAGTGTGCTGTGTGGTGGGGCAGGGCGAGGCTGTCCGGGGGTAAAGGGGATGAGGGAAGGAGGGGGAGAGGACCAGTCTAAACACCACAGCTGCAGCTCTGGATTCAAACCCAGCTGGCCTTTCCTGTTATTTGGCCTCGGACTATACGCCACGTCCTGTGGCACAGAGGCAGCCAAAGCTCTGCCCTGCTCTGCTCTCACTGACACTGACAAGTCTGAAACCAGGGAACTTCCTATCTGACCAGGAGAGAAAGCTGCTGCGCCCCGTCACTACAGAAGTGAGGATAGATACATAGATGCTGCTCGACGTGCTCACCTTGTAGGCCCTGATGAAGCGCACAAACACAGGGAAGAACACCGAGGGCGGCGTCGTCTTGGCACTCTCTCCGAAGTAGTTCACCACATTGTTGAAGGCTTCCTAGAATCGGGGAAGACAGTGCCAGAGTGGAAGCAATGTGTGTGTAAACACTGTCGAGTCATGATTGGTTGTGTGTTAGAGGTCAGTGAGCTGAATCTAGGACAGAGGTTTGCCTCAGGtctattttcatgtattttcccTTTGAGGTTAGGAGGTGAGGACAGTGTTGGATACCTCTGCTGTCTTGGCGTCCTTCTGCAGCTTGTCCAGCTGTGTGTCATTGGCCTGGACGAAGCCTTTCAGGACCGAATGGTCATGGAGGCTGCACTCTCTCCGGATCAGGTCCATGCCTTTCCCCAGCTCTCGAACATCCAACAGCACATTTTCCAGAGAAACTGTTGTACAAAGTCAACAGGGAATATGTTTTAaaagggagctacagtgtgcggaccttcttctacattttttattaacatttcttcTTAATGCTTTGTCTGAACTCACCTGCTGCAGCTTTATCCACAAAGTGCAGTTCGTTGTAGAAGTTGGCCAGTTCGGGGTACTTCTCTTTCAAAATGAGAGCTATGTAGTGGAGCAACGTCATCTTCCTGTCTGTAGACTTAGTGTCCAGCAGCTGTGTAACAATAGGAATGAATGAGAATATGAGCAAAAGCACAGCACAAATGAACTGTGTGGCATATTTTTGTGCTTAGATAAACTGAGCACTTGAAAAATGTCTACTACGTAATACTCACCAGATCAAGACTTTGTAATTTGAAGCCATAAACGCAGCCTCGCTTGCTGCTGTTCATGTAGTTCCCCAAGGCTAAAATGATCTACAAGCAAACCAGAAGAAGAAATGAATATGCAATAACAATACAAACACtgctgacataaaaaaaaaaaaaaactgacgaATAAACACTTCTTACCTCGAGCACTCTTTTCAACTTTGGTGCAGATTTCACTGAGGCAGAAGCAGCGATGACTGCGTTGAGCTGTGGCGTGAGCatgttgatgttgtcagaaaaGTTCCCAACAAAGGTGATGATGTTCATTCTCTGCGTGAGCCTCTCGATCTTGCTGAAAAACAACATAAAGCGATCTTCCTCCGTTAGCTGGTCCAGTGGACGCCGCTCACGCTCGTACTGACGCATCACCTTCACCTCGCCCTCCGTGGGCAGGAAACGCATCAGGCACTCCACAAAGTCGACGGGTAAGGCCTTGAGGTCAAACCTGAGTAGACATAACATGTATTAGTAATTTGTTCTATCTTGTCTATGGTTTATTTCAAGTCCAGGAAAAGTGCGTACTTCTCTATTGCTTTGCAGATCTCTTCTGTGCTCTTGTTAGCCTTTCGCAGTGTGATGGCTAAGTTCTTGGAGCGGTTGGAGTCCAGAAGGGAGACTTTGTTTACCGCCTTCTGGGCTACTTTGCTCTTTGTGCAGCAGAAATCCACAATTGGACCCTGGGCTCTGGTCTTAAACAGCTCCTCAAACCTTTCCAGATCCAGCTCCTGCACACAAGTGACAGTTTACTTACTACCAAACTTATATTAAAGgtcatgaaaacacattttctcaatggtgaatggacttgcatttatatagcgcttttctagtcttccgaccactcaaagcgctttagtCAATCAGCTTCTTATTATGAGCGACGGGTTTATACTATTTTCTGCCAAAGATAATCAGGATTTAGCAAATTTACCTGAGCTTTTGAGTgtaaataattagtaaataatacataaggatgttcttttttttcaaactttaactTTGTTGCTTATTTAATCATGGATATTTGATGATATTGAAGATTTCAGGGACTTCTTAGCAGTTTTTACCAGCTTGATTTACCTCTAGCACGCGTTCATCATCAATCTCGTTGAAGACGGTGCCGTTGATCTGATTGGGCTTCAAGGCCGTCCAGTTAAACACAGGCAGGCGGAACTTGGTCTTGATGGGCTTCTTTATCCTGATAGCTGTAGTcgagaattaaataaaaaaaacaataaaagtgttACCGGTTAAAACGTTATATGGAGGTCAGTTAGAAGTTATCaagacacatacagtagagaTAAATTCAAAGTTTATGAAATGGATTAATGTCGTATAAACATCAATATCACGCTACATGACTGTATAATGTTATTAGCAATTGTTTAATACTATAACACACTTATGAGGAATTATGAGCTATATTTGCTGGCTGAAAGTAAAaagtaagacaaaaaaaaatgtcacaatgaTTATCAAAGCCATGTCTCATTTTTTGCTTGGTAGGGATATTTGTAATTGCGTGGTGGTGTCTCTGTCTTTGGGAGGAACGCTGTTACGACAACTCACTCGACTGCTGTATACAGACCATCGTGACCATTTGTGTTACACTTTACTTGCAGCCAGCAAATACTGCTCATAAATCCTCATAAGTGTGTTATAGTAGCATATAATTGCTAATAATCATATAAAATGCTGTCACTTTACTTAACGTTTAATTGTTGTTTATAAGACATTATTCCATTACAGAAACTTAGAATTTATAATTTGTTACGATACGTTCGAGCAGTTCTCTATGTGTCTTTATAACTGGCTAAAGTGATGGTAGTTATAATGTAACTCAGGACTCTTCTTTCAAACACTGTTGTCTCTTTGGCATGGAGgtataaagcattatgaatgCCGAACTTATAATACATTATGTTCACTACTTATAATACTTGATAAACCTTGTAGTCATGCATGattataaacatttataaaaagtTTTATAAAGCCTGATCTTCATATAAAGTATAACCATGTTATCTTTTGCTTTATTACCTGCAGTGGAATAGAAagcaaaaaagtacaaaagtgcATAACAATAATGTAATGTTATATCAGCTCTCACCTGAGAGACCCACACTGAGGAAAACTGACGGAGAAGCGCCTGgcagaggtggagcgagaggaGGTGGCGGTGGGATTAGTACACCGTGGCCTGCAAGTAAAGTACAATATAGTGTTAATATGCTTTTTACTGGAGCAATTGAACAAAAGATCcattttatgtattcattttttaaaaagtaatttcatCAACCCTATATCATCACTTTGatcttctgtgttttgtgatcctttattattctctttatatttatctctgtatatatgttttGTAACCTCTGTGTTTTATGTTCTACTGTATGCTGTGCTGTTATTAACACTCCTGTAAAAGAGATTTTTTAATCTTAGAGAAGCTCTTTCCTggttaaataacaaataaaagagCTGAAAACTGCTCTGACAGCTGGTACTATTCCTCCTGTGCTACAGTCTGTCTGCCTACACACGCTCACAAAGGAAACAACTTTGTATTTCCCTTTCCTGTCTGGGGTAAAAACACACTGCTGCGACTCATCACCTGGCTTGGCACGAATGAACAAAGAAGGGGAACTGAAAATAGGCCGCGTCTGTGGGTCTATAGTGTGACAAAGTCAACTTTCACATATATGTGTCACCAGACATAATCACTGTGAGTCATGGTCTATCACctgagagggaggggagaggaggaggaggcggtggaggtggaggaggaggtggaggggctTCACTGGCTGGTGGTAAACTGGTGTCTGGTCCTCCTGGTTCGGTCAACCCAGCTGTTGAACCCAAAGACAGCTGCCTGATGTCACCCAGTGGGATCCCAAGGCCACTAATCCCAACTCCACTCCCACCCCCGACGACCAGCGGCTCGATGGCGATGTCTCCATCGGCCTTCTTGTGCAAACGGATGGTGCCTTGCTGCTCGAGCTCCAGCAGACGCCTCTCGATGTTGAAGTGTCTCTGGTAGGCGGCATCCTTCTCCTTGATCACCCTCCTCAGGGTGGTGACCTGGGTGTTGGTCGACTCGTACGTCTCCTGGACAGTCACGAGGGGGCGATAAAGAGCACAACACAATGACTCCACATGCCAAAGAAACATCCTGTTTCCTGCTGACCTAATTTGCTATCACAGCAATTTAGCTTCATGCATTTGAAACTGATcttgtgaagtgaagtgaagtgaagtgaagccTTTCTGATGCGAGGCAGGCAAAGCAATATTACATCATTAGCGACTGCCAGCTTACCCGTATTGAATGCAGGTCCTTATCTTTCTGAAGGAGCAGCTTCTCCAGATCAGCTACTTTCATCATTGTGTCATTCTCAATCTCCAGCAGCTTCTCCGTCACCTGGGAAAGAAGACGGAGAGAACAACAacagagagatgagaggaggcgAATTCAAGAATTGATCCACAGCACGGGCATCTCTCCCAGTTCCACTCCCTCCCCTATACACTGTGCATCATCAATATGAAATAAGAGATACCCAGCAGCATGACGCAGCAACAGCATGACACAGCTTTTAGTTttgattttgaacagattacaCATGTTGCACAGGAATTCACAGATATTCTTCACCCTCATCCTCCCCCATCATTCCTGACCCCTGAGAGCAGAGTTTGTTATGAAATTCCTCGAGTGATGTCAGGGCTGCCCACGACCTTTCTATGAGTAGAAGGTCTTTGCAAAGCAGCGTGGGATACGAAGGCAATTGCCCAGAAAGAATGAGCCAACAACAAGAACAATATTAAGCTTGTTTCACGCACAGTATTTTGCAGCATTCTCCACCCCGTCATTATTCTGAACCACTTGTAAAATGCAAACACCgagtagatttttttaatcaccaCGTAGAAACAGCTAAGTTAAGTACATGTCTGGTGAACCACAACAATCTCATGAACGGGACCAAGAGAGCCGTGTTGGTGGTCCAGACTGGGTGGTGCACTTACATGAGATAGGTGCTCCTCCAGTTCATCCACCTTCTCCAGAGCTGCATTCTTCGTCTCCGCGTCTTCCAGCAGACCACCCACGTCAAACACGTTATCCAGGTAGGCCTGGATCTGCACCGACAGCTTGTCGCTCTCCGTGTGTTTACATTTCTGACGTGAGGGAGAATGAATCGGCATTAGAGATGTACTGAACAATACTGTACAAATAGTCTCCTCTAGATGATATACCACAGCATTGTCACCGTACCTCCAGGTAATCATCCAGTCCCAGCTTGGTGAATTCATACTGCAGATGAACTCTGAAGTTCATGTCCTCAACCGAGTGGACCACAATGTTGATGAACTGCATGCAAGCAACCTGgaccacagacacagacagatttacatccaaatatattaaatcagacagacagacagacccaaAAGAATACATCCATCCATAATACAAAGCTTATCCTACCATGTAGTCGATGTTTCCCTCCTCACAGCGGAAGTAATCCATCAGTCTCTCAAAGCGCTGCTTCTCCTTACACACCTAAAATGCAAAAGATGCAACAATACAGAGGTTGTTTTTTGAATAGTGAGGATTTACAAAAGTattttaaaggcacagtttgtaAGATTTGGCAGCATTAAGCAGTGTGGTTgcactttaggagcaacggaagtcaaaAGGAGGCTGGTGGTACCAAGGTTTTGCACTCTACGGTtcacgttatcgcagtttcacaagtgtgtcagtACGGTGGCCTTCCGGTAATGTAGaaacgcgaaaggctctctctagagccagtgtttggtttgtccgttctgggttactgtagaaacttGGCATTGCAACATGGctgactccgtgaagaggacccgctccctatgtagatatgaagggtgcATTcaaagctaacgaaaacacaacgattcttagtttgaGGTAATTatgcactaatgaaaacatagttatgaatattatattccatttctgctagtAGATCCctcaaaatcctacacactgtgcctttaaaaatacatttatgacaTTACATTTCAGTTGAAATGTAGGagggaacaaaaaacaaaactgcactgaaatgaactgaactgaacatgGAATAACAAAAAGCCCAACATGTAGATAATCTGAATGAAAGGGTCAAAATGAGTTACTTAAAAACTCCTTGTCTTGTGTTAAAATATACAAATCTGACTTATGTTGGAGGGCTTGTGTTATGGCACTTTGCCTTTATCTTTTGGGAGTGCCCGAAACTCCTACAGCAttgacaaaatgtttaaaaaagacATTCAGTCTATTTTGGGTATTAATTTGACCCTAAACTCAGCACGTTTTGTTCTTGGTGTCTTATCTGAAAACATACCGAACAATAATTTAAGGTATCTATTAAGGATATTGCTTTTAATAGCAAAAGGAAAGATCACAGTCTCCCGGTCAAAGCGGCctccacatactgtacagtggcGTGAAAACATTAAGTTGGTTTGTGCCATGAAGAAGATCAAGGCGAAGCTGCAATTGAAAACAGAGGTTTTTATGTAGAAATGGGCACTGCTTGTACGGGCTATGCCAGAACTACGTACTTCAGAGTAAAGGCACTACTgtcttttttcccctttaattTACTACTTATCTTATTATCTATTTCTACTTGCCAACAAGATCATATACCCTCAAcgtttgtgggtttttcttttgtgtCTTGCAATAGAAATACAGTTTAAAATATATGTCAAAGGTCCTCTAAAGTTCTCTATACATCTACTGTATTACATTAATGTGACAAATCATAAACATGAAACACATTCCAGGATCAAAGAAGAGCTTAGCTGTATGTAAACAGAGAACAGCTTCCTCCATTTTTCAACAACAACCTCTTCTTATTATCATAATTCATGGGAAGGGAAGCCAGAGAAAGATAAAGACACGGGACCCATTTATTTAGCCAAATTCCTACACAAAAATACACTGCAGGGGAAAAAAATTTTTTCCATGTTCTAAAACGTGATTTTTCCAGTACTGTACATGCCCATTTCTGACAATCCTCACTACAAATAGTAGTGGTTGTGCTGTGCTGCAGCCGTGGTTGAATACCATACAGTAGGTGGCCTTCTTGAGTGATTTCAAAGACCTGTCACCTTGTATTAATGtatcatttaaataaacacCACTACAGAAATACCATATAGTTTTGAATAGTGGGTTGATTAGCTCTCGCGTCTCTCTGGGGCTTTTTCGACTGCGAGGTAATTGTCTTGTTCCGGTGTTTGGATGACTGTGTAGGCAGAAACCGAGAGGCTAAGCAAACCTTTGTGGTCCGCTGGCTCCCATCAGGGAGTTGATCCTTATCATTGTTCAAGGTTGGCTCACATCTGGTGTCTTAATGAGACTAATGACCTCAGACAGGCCACCGTAGAGCTTCACTTACACCCTCAGTAGACATGAAATCTCCCAGTGCTCCTCCACTTTCATCCCTCTACACTGGCCCTTTACGCTCCCATGCACATCAGAGATGTGGGGAATGGTGGCAATTTTCAGttagatattttcttttttagcaCATTCAATCCTCACAGGGTTAGACACGTATTACCAACAAATATAAACAGTGCAACTTTAGATGATACAGGCTTAAGTTTCATTAAAACATTGCTTTGGGCACCTCTTTGAAGTTGTCAAATGCTGAGAGGATGATCTCGTGACCTCCTCGGACCAGACAGACGGCAGCCAGCAGCTCAAGGACCAAGGCTTTTGTCCTGGAAGACAGGAGACACTTGTTAAGACAAACCTGGATAAAGTTCAACTGCAAACACCAACTCTTTCATATTAAAGGTGCAAAAGCACAATATTTATACCATCTATGCTACCAGAATGTAGGTCCtcaaaattaatacaaattagagctgcaatgattaatcaattagttgtctaCTATTGAATTATTGAGtaactttttaaagaaaaaaaggcacagttctctgattccagcttcttaaatgtgattattttctggtttctgtactcctctatgacagtaaactgaatatctttgaattgttgacaaaacaagacatttgagaacgtcatcttgggctttgggaaacactgattaacattttacacaattttctgacattttatagaccaaacaactaattgattaatcaagaaaataatcaacagattaatcgacattGAAATCAATCGTTAAATGCAGCCCTGATGCAAATACATCAACTTATGAGTTGAAATCTATAATCCATACTGAATTCTAAAGCGGGGGCAGGTCTTTATAGCTTTTTAAGTGGTCCTGGCGTTCATTATGAAGTGATCAGCCCTGGCGGTTTACCACTAATCTCCCTATAGTAAACATTCCTTTAACAGCCTGTATACACGCCTCTGATCCCCGACTTCAGAGAGAAGCTGAGCCCCATGGAGAACGAGAGGCATATCATATGAACTGGCTGCAGGGTTTCCCCTATTGTTTGACCCAGCCCTGCATCCATGGAGACGTGGGGGCCTCGGTTCTTACCGTGAGTTCTTATTGTTCAAGCTGAGAGCAATTTCGTTGACTGCGTGTGCGTGAGACATGACCATATTGAAGCCATACTGCATGAAGAAGatacacagggagagagagaagagagagaacaggatGTGGTGAGAAAAACCTTAGAATTAGAATATGTTGTGCACAGGAAACACATGATCCTCACATTTATCACATAATATCCGTGTCAGATTGTGTATGTTGTTACCTGGTAATTCATGATTGCTCTCAAGCACATGATGCACACATGCACGTCGTCTTTTTGGCTCACGAGGCGGGAGTTCTTGATGGTTTTGCTGTTGGAAACTGTGCCATTGCTGCAACGGATGGCAGAAGTTAATATTCTGTAATCAAACTTTTTAAATTTGATGTTTAACCGTAGcttgtttcatttatttctggAGTTTATCTGGTACTGTAGTCATATGATTCTTGTTTTAAGTGTGTCACatagagagaggcagagagagaaaattacAGAGCACTAAGTCTGACAGAAAAAACTTAGATGGCTTTTGAGGTTACAGATGCATCATGGGAGATGGCTGGTTTCGTTGCTGCTGTCAACAGACTGAGGTTTatgcacagcacacacactgcagttaTGTAACTGTATTGCCCAGTCATCATGTGCACATAGTATTACTTTTTCTCGTGCAGTATATAAATGGATTTT includes these proteins:
- the fmnl3 gene encoding formin-like protein 3 isoform X1, giving the protein MGNIESVDGQSEMKHHIMPLKVPMPDSNELEEKFAIVLSSMNLPPDKARLLRQYDNEKKWDLICDQERFQVKNPPHTYIQKLRGYLDPGVTRKKFRRRVQESTKVLRELEISLRTNHIGWVREFLNDENRGLDVLVEYLSFAQCAVMLDFEGLENGEDGFLDKAKSWSRSIEDLHHSSTQPFCNTLVRSARQSVLRNGTVSNSKTIKNSRLVSQKDDVHVCIMCLRAIMNYQYGFNMVMSHAHAVNEIALSLNNKNSRTKALVLELLAAVCLVRGGHEIILSAFDNFKEVCKEKQRFERLMDYFRCEEGNIDYMVACMQFINIVVHSVEDMNFRVHLQYEFTKLGLDDYLEKCKHTESDKLSVQIQAYLDNVFDVGGLLEDAETKNAALEKVDELEEHLSHVTEKLLEIENDTMMKVADLEKLLLQKDKDLHSIRETYESTNTQVTTLRRVIKEKDAAYQRHFNIERRLLELEQQGTIRLHKKADGDIAIEPLVVGGGSGVGISGLGIPLGDIRQLSLGSTAGLTEPGGPDTSLPPASEAPPPPPPPPPPPPPLPSLSGHGVLIPPPPPLAPPLPGASPSVFLSVGLSAIRIKKPIKTKFRLPVFNWTALKPNQINGTVFNEIDDERVLEELDLERFEELFKTRAQGPIVDFCCTKSKVAQKAVNKVSLLDSNRSKNLAITLRKANKSTEEICKAIEKFDLKALPVDFVECLMRFLPTEGEVKVMRQYERERRPLDQLTEEDRFMLFFSKIERLTQRMNIITFVGNFSDNINMLTPQLNAVIAASASVKSAPKLKRVLEIILALGNYMNSSKRGCVYGFKLQSLDLLLDTKSTDRKMTLLHYIALILKEKYPELANFYNELHFVDKAAAVSLENVLLDVRELGKGMDLIRRECSLHDHSVLKGFVQANDTQLDKLQKDAKTAEEAFNNVVNYFGESAKTTPPSVFFPVFVRFIRAYKDATEQNEQRKKQEEAMREKLLAQEAKQHDPKVQAQKKKQQQHELITELRKRQAKDHRPVYEGKDGTIEDIITVLKSVPFTARTAKRGSRFFCEANLCDDANC
- the fmnl3 gene encoding formin-like protein 3 isoform X6, whose translation is MGNIESVDGQSEMKHHIMPLKVPMPDSNELEEKFAIVLSSMNLPPDKARLLRQYDNEKKWDLICDQERFQVKNPPHTYIQKLRGYLDPGVTRKKFRRRVQESTKVLRELEISLRTNHIGWVREFLNDENRGLDVLVEYLSFAQCAVINGTVSNSKTIKNSRLVSQKDDVHVCIMCLRAIMNYQYGFNMVMSHAHAVNEIALSLNNKNSRTKALVLELLAAVCLVRGGHEIILSAFDNFKEVCKEKQRFERLMDYFRCEEGNIDYMVACMQFINIVVHSVEDMNFRVHLQYEFTKLGLDDYLEKCKHTESDKLSVQIQAYLDNVFDVGGLLEDAETKNAALEKVDELEEHLSHVTEKLLEIENDTMMKVADLEKLLLQKDKDLHSIRETYESTNTQVTTLRRVIKEKDAAYQRHFNIERRLLELEQQGTIRLHKKADGDIAIEPLVVGGGSGVGISGLGIPLGDIRQLSLGSTAGLTEPGGPDTSLPPASEAPPPPPPPPPPPPPLPSLSGHGVLIPPPPPLAPPLPGASPSVFLSVGLSAIRIKKPIKTKFRLPVFNWTALKPNQINGTVFNEIDDERVLEELDLERFEELFKTRAQGPIVDFCCTKSKVAQKAVNKVSLLDSNRSKNLAITLRKANKSTEEICKAIEKFDLKALPVDFVECLMRFLPTEGEVKVMRQYERERRPLDQLTEEDRFMLFFSKIERLTQRMNIITFVGNFSDNINMLTPQLNAVIAASASVKSAPKLKRVLEIILALGNYMNSSKRGCVYGFKLQSLDLLLDTKSTDRKMTLLHYIALILKEKYPELANFYNELHFVDKAAAVSLENVLLDVRELGKGMDLIRRECSLHDHSVLKGFVQANDTQLDKLQKDAKTAEEAFNNVVNYFGESAKTTPPSVFFPVFVRFIRAYKDATEQNEQRKKQEEAMREKLLAQEAKQHDPKVQAQKKKQQQHELITELRKRQAKDHRPVYEGKDGTIEDIITAEKKINDSISHS
- the fmnl3 gene encoding formin-like protein 3 isoform X3, whose product is MGNIESVDGQSEMKHHIMPLKVPMPDSNELEEKFAIVLSSMNLPPDKARLLRQYDNEKKWDLICDQERFQVKNPPHTYIQKLRGYLDPGVTRKKFRRRVQESTKVLRELEISLRTNHIGWVREFLNDENRGLDVLVEYLSFAQCAVMLDFEGLENGEDGFLDKAKSWSRSIEDLHHSSTQPFCNTLVRSARQSVLRNGTVSNSKTIKNSRLVSQKDDVHVCIMCLRAIMNYQYGFNMVMSHAHAVNEIALSLNNKNSRTKALVLELLAAVCLVRGGHEIILSAFDNFKEVCKEKQRFERLMDYFRCEEGNIDYMVACMQFINIVVHSVEDMNFRVHLQYEFTKLGLDDYLEKCKHTESDKLSVQIQAYLDNVFDVGGLLEDAETKNAALEKVDELEEHLSHVTEKLLEIENDTMMKVADLEKLLLQKDKDLHSIRETYESTNTQVTTLRRVIKEKDAAYQRHFNIERRLLELEQQGTIRLHKKADGDIAIEPLVVGGGSGVGISGLGIPLGDIRQLSLGSTAGLTEPGGPDTSLPPASEAPPPPPPPPPPPPPLPSLSGHGVLIPPPPPLAPPLPGASPSVFLSVGLSAIRIKKPIKTKFRLPVFNWTALKPNQINGTVFNEIDDERVLEELDLERFEELFKTRAQGPIVDFCCTKSKVAQKAVNKVSLLDSNRSKNLAITLRKANKSTEEICKAIEKFDLKALPVDFVECLMRFLPTEGEVKVMRQYERERRPLDQLTEEDRFMLFFSKIERLTQRMNIITFVGNFSDNINMLTPQLNAVIAASASVKSAPKLKRVLEIILALGNYMNSSKRGCVYGFKLQSLDLLLDTKSTDRKMTLLHYIALILKEKYPELANFYNELHFVDKAAAVSLENVLLDVRELGKGMDLIRRECSLHDHSVLKGFVQANDTQLDKLQKDAKTAEEAFNNVVNYFGESAKTTPPSVFFPVFVRFIRAYKDATEQNEQRKKQEEAMREKLLAQEAKQHDPKVQAQKKKQQQHELITELRKRQAKDHRPVYEGKDGTIEDIITAEKKINDSISHS
- the fmnl3 gene encoding formin-like protein 3 isoform X4 translates to MGNIESVDGQSEMKHHIMPLKVPMPDSNELEEKFAIVLSSMNLPPDKARLLRQYDNEKKWDLICDQERFQVKNPPHTYIQKLRGYLDPGVTRKKFRRRVQESTKVLRELEISLRTNHIGWVREFLNDENRGLDVLVEYLSFAQCAVINGTVSNSKTIKNSRLVSQKDDVHVCIMCLRAIMNYQYGFNMVMSHAHAVNEIALSLNNKNSRTKALVLELLAAVCLVRGGHEIILSAFDNFKEVCKEKQRFERLMDYFRCEEGNIDYMVACMQFINIVVHSVEDMNFRVHLQYEFTKLGLDDYLEKCKHTESDKLSVQIQAYLDNVFDVGGLLEDAETKNAALEKVDELEEHLSHVTEKLLEIENDTMMKVADLEKLLLQKDKDLHSIRETYESTNTQVTTLRRVIKEKDAAYQRHFNIERRLLELEQQGTIRLHKKADGDIAIEPLVVGGGSGVGISGLGIPLGDIRQLSLGSTAGLTEPGGPDTSLPPASEAPPPPPPPPPPPPPLPSLSGHGVLIPPPPPLAPPLPGASPSVFLSVGLSAIRIKKPIKTKFRLPVFNWTALKPNQINGTVFNEIDDERVLEELDLERFEELFKTRAQGPIVDFCCTKSKVAQKAVNKVSLLDSNRSKNLAITLRKANKSTEEICKAIEKFDLKALPVDFVECLMRFLPTEGEVKVMRQYERERRPLDQLTEEDRFMLFFSKIERLTQRMNIITFVGNFSDNINMLTPQLNAVIAASASVKSAPKLKRVLEIILALGNYMNSSKRGCVYGFKLQSLDLLLDTKSTDRKMTLLHYIALILKEKYPELANFYNELHFVDKAAAVSLENVLLDVRELGKGMDLIRRECSLHDHSVLKGFVQANDTQLDKLQKDAKTAEEAFNNVVNYFGESAKTTPPSVFFPVFVRFIRAYKDATEQNEQRKKQEEAMREKLLAQEAKQHDPKVQAQKKKQQQHELITELRKRQAKDHRPVYEGKDGTIEDIITVLKSVPFTARTAKRGSRFFCEANLCDDANC